The Stratiformator vulcanicus genome has a segment encoding these proteins:
- a CDS encoding methyltransferase domain-containing protein, whose translation MRSRYAWGMPILPQLDRRDRQAEVMDQPGLDESDHAAALRGLATINRFSRARQAVWQQIKAAATALPDGERLRVLDLACGGGDFAQYVAERARRESLDIDVAGCDISLTAVNFANESAEHRGVAINFFVCDLFGDAFPTGYDVITCNLFLHHLERPGAVELMRSMTAAARQRVIVCDLRRSRLGYALAWAGTRILSRSPIVHNDGPLSVKAAFQLSELPELCAEAGITEHQVRRVWPQRFVLTWPGTAGAST comes from the coding sequence GTGCGAAGTCGATATGCTTGGGGGATGCCGATCCTCCCTCAGCTCGACCGACGTGACCGCCAGGCTGAGGTGATGGATCAGCCGGGGCTGGATGAATCGGACCATGCCGCGGCGCTCCGGGGACTGGCCACGATCAACCGCTTCAGCCGCGCTCGACAAGCGGTTTGGCAACAGATCAAAGCGGCTGCCACTGCCCTGCCCGATGGCGAGCGATTGCGGGTGCTTGACTTGGCGTGTGGCGGCGGTGACTTCGCGCAGTACGTCGCCGAGCGTGCCCGGCGGGAGTCGCTCGACATCGACGTCGCCGGATGCGACATCAGCCTGACCGCCGTCAATTTTGCGAATGAATCGGCCGAGCATCGCGGCGTGGCGATCAACTTCTTCGTTTGCGATCTGTTCGGCGACGCGTTTCCGACCGGCTATGACGTGATCACCTGTAACCTGTTTCTCCATCATCTGGAACGACCCGGCGCCGTTGAGTTGATGCGCTCCATGACGGCGGCGGCCCGGCAACGGGTGATCGTGTGTGACTTGCGACGCAGCCGGCTCGGTTACGCCCTCGCCTGGGCGGGCACGCGGATTCTGTCGCGATCGCCGATCGTGCATAACGACGGCCCGCTGTCGGTCAAAGCGGCCTTTCAACTCTCGGAGCTTCCCGAATTGTGCGCCGAAGCCGGGATCACCGAGCATCAAGTTCGTCGAGTGTGGCCCCAGCGATTCGTTCTCACGTGGCCGGGGACGGCGGGGGCATCGACATGA
- a CDS encoding Gfo/Idh/MocA family protein, whose protein sequence is MKLPVSRRDFLQTTALGAAAVSVLPKPLFAAEAGGRLKVGFIGTGNQGMGLIKRVLRFDLADIVAVCDVNEGSHGYRDPGHFYGREPAKKMVEDHGKRHKGKAAHECKAYADFRDLLADPQIDAVFAIVPDHWHAPVSILAAKAGKHVYCEKPLTLTVAEGREIMAAVDEAGVVFQVGSQERSNPVSQFVCNSVKNGAIGDVTRIETVVGYNNKVGPGPGWSADPVPKEFDYKMWLGPAPQVPYHHDRCLYRFRFNYDYSGGQITNFGAHSNDMAHWGMGMDTSGPTEIQCNHAEFLPEGSLFNTATVTSYRCKYPNGVELVCKSSEEKVQTRFEGSNGWMQTGYAGTTASSPELLKGLPDKNGPDGIDPHSAHMKNFVESVQGDATVNAPLEVGHASAVLCHIANAAIRRYPEHGDEVLKWDAEAERFTNSDGANDMLARPRRAPWDDLA, encoded by the coding sequence ATGAAGCTGCCCGTTTCCCGTCGAGACTTCCTGCAGACGACCGCTCTCGGTGCAGCGGCCGTTTCCGTTTTGCCGAAACCGCTGTTCGCGGCGGAAGCTGGGGGCCGGTTGAAGGTCGGGTTTATCGGCACGGGCAATCAGGGCATGGGGCTGATCAAAAGAGTCCTGAGGTTTGACCTGGCCGACATCGTCGCGGTCTGCGACGTCAACGAGGGTAGTCACGGCTACCGCGACCCCGGTCACTTCTACGGACGCGAACCGGCGAAGAAGATGGTCGAAGACCACGGCAAGCGGCACAAAGGTAAGGCGGCCCATGAGTGCAAAGCGTACGCCGACTTCCGCGACCTGCTCGCCGACCCGCAGATCGATGCCGTCTTCGCGATCGTGCCCGATCATTGGCACGCCCCCGTTTCCATTCTCGCCGCGAAGGCCGGCAAGCACGTTTACTGCGAAAAGCCGCTGACGCTGACCGTGGCTGAAGGTCGGGAGATCATGGCTGCGGTCGATGAAGCCGGCGTTGTCTTCCAAGTGGGAAGTCAGGAACGTTCCAACCCGGTCAGCCAGTTCGTATGCAACTCCGTCAAGAATGGCGCGATCGGCGACGTGACCCGCATCGAAACGGTCGTCGGTTACAACAACAAGGTCGGCCCCGGTCCCGGTTGGTCGGCCGATCCAGTACCTAAAGAATTCGATTATAAGATGTGGCTCGGGCCGGCTCCGCAGGTTCCGTATCACCACGACCGGTGTCTCTATCGATTCCGGTTTAACTACGATTATTCTGGTGGGCAAATTACGAATTTCGGTGCGCACTCCAATGACATGGCTCATTGGGGCATGGGAATGGACACCTCCGGTCCGACCGAAATTCAGTGCAATCATGCCGAGTTCCTGCCGGAGGGCAGCCTGTTTAATACGGCGACGGTCACCAGTTATCGTTGCAAGTATCCGAACGGCGTCGAACTGGTTTGCAAGTCGAGCGAGGAGAAAGTCCAGACGCGGTTCGAAGGCTCCAACGGCTGGATGCAGACCGGTTACGCGGGCACCACGGCTTCTAGCCCGGAGTTGTTAAAAGGGCTACCGGACAAGAACGGTCCGGACGGAATCGACCCTCACTCGGCGCACATGAAGAACTTCGTCGAATCGGTGCAGGGCGATGCGACGGTCAATGCGCCGCTCGAAGTCGGCCATGCCTCCGCCGTGCTGTGCCATATCGCCAATGCGGCGATTCGTCGCTATCCAGAACACGGCGACGAAGTGCTGAAGTGGGATGCCGAAGCGGAACGCTTCACCAACAGCGACGGCGCGAACGATATGCTCGCCCGCCCCCGCCGGGCACCTTGGGATGACTTGGCTTAA
- a CDS encoding type II secretion system F family protein, with protein MSLTDLLPYAIFGLITFLVWSIAAVLMKDRTRADERLDELRDPSRRRGTGGAPEEGGMKGMLNRAAPTISKAIQPKTDLEQDKLKVRLANAGFNSPGAPQLYLAIKVMMLVAGGVIGTGYGLANFGLTYNGLVSFVIGGGAGFYLPELALMLMVKKRQEEVFLGLPDVLDLLVVCVEAGLGLDAGMRRVAEELEDSHKAVTEEMNLCNMQLQMGRPRREVLHDIGIRTGVDDMKALAAILIQADKFGSSIAQALRVQSDSMRVKRRQLAEERAQQTAVKMIFPLVLFIFPGIFVVLVGPAAIMMIDGLLTT; from the coding sequence ATGTCACTTACCGATCTGCTGCCCTACGCCATCTTCGGATTGATCACCTTTCTGGTCTGGTCGATCGCGGCTGTCCTGATGAAGGACCGAACGCGGGCCGACGAACGGCTCGACGAACTGCGCGACCCTTCCCGCCGTCGTGGCACTGGCGGCGCGCCCGAAGAAGGCGGAATGAAGGGAATGCTCAACAGAGCGGCCCCGACGATCTCGAAGGCGATTCAACCCAAGACAGACCTTGAGCAGGATAAGCTCAAGGTTCGCTTGGCGAACGCAGGCTTCAATTCACCGGGCGCCCCGCAATTGTATCTGGCGATCAAGGTCATGATGCTCGTCGCGGGCGGCGTGATCGGCACCGGTTACGGATTGGCGAATTTCGGGCTGACCTATAATGGCCTCGTGTCGTTCGTGATTGGCGGCGGTGCGGGATTCTATCTGCCCGAACTGGCTTTGATGCTGATGGTCAAGAAGCGTCAGGAAGAGGTCTTTCTGGGCCTTCCCGACGTGCTCGACCTGCTGGTCGTCTGCGTTGAAGCGGGTCTGGGGCTCGATGCGGGCATGCGAAGAGTCGCCGAGGAGTTGGAAGACTCTCACAAAGCCGTGACCGAAGAAATGAACCTATGCAATATGCAGTTGCAAATGGGGCGTCCCCGTCGTGAAGTTCTGCACGACATCGGCATCCGGACCGGCGTCGACGATATGAAAGCGCTCGCCGCGATCCTGATTCAGGCCGACAAATTCGGCTCGTCCATCGCGCAGGCCTTGCGGGTGCAGTCGGACAGCATGCGGGTCAAACGTCGCCAGCTTGCCGAAGAGCGGGCCCAGCAGACGGCGGTGAAAATGATCTTTCCTCTCGTGCTGTTCATTTTCCCGGGCATCTTCGTCGTGCTCGTTGGCCCGGCCGCAATCATGATGATCGACGGCTTGCTCACGACTTAA
- a CDS encoding DUF4274 domain-containing protein yields MNARKAAEELLQQWLEQADPTDRHRLASAWELRRGPKPLAWIVRQDECDRGTAMLIYWRVAAWWARTRNDGRWLDLAKKINRRDDEGFYSRAELAFDPATVEGADRIKAEPRLSEPVAGASIEPPDDFLGGVPPEVRQKVHDLIAEVPAEKHRLFADWLRSASPAQWHKVARGWNWQGGIRELSWIARQPTCDRATALMIFWRGSPRYFAQFHFADEVPESRFDEFQLLRDIERRYLSGFYEQCRFTYDPRGDAGHDLTTEIEVPQRHVISEDLCLPAWGDEAAPEENYPNGIPPEVAEAHQQFEREIAEHYGFSDAVLNIDAEVVSIG; encoded by the coding sequence ATGAACGCTCGCAAGGCCGCTGAAGAACTTCTTCAGCAATGGTTGGAACAGGCGGACCCGACCGATCGCCATCGCCTCGCGTCGGCCTGGGAGTTGCGGCGTGGTCCGAAGCCGCTGGCGTGGATCGTGCGGCAGGACGAATGCGACCGCGGGACGGCGATGCTCATCTATTGGCGGGTCGCCGCGTGGTGGGCCCGGACGCGCAACGACGGTCGCTGGCTCGACTTGGCAAAGAAGATCAATCGACGGGATGACGAGGGCTTCTATTCACGTGCCGAGTTGGCGTTCGATCCCGCGACCGTCGAGGGGGCCGACCGCATCAAGGCGGAGCCCCGGCTGAGCGAGCCGGTGGCGGGCGCGTCAATCGAGCCCCCCGACGACTTTCTCGGCGGCGTACCACCGGAGGTGCGTCAAAAGGTCCATGACCTCATCGCCGAGGTTCCGGCCGAAAAGCACCGGCTGTTCGCCGATTGGCTGCGGAGCGCCTCGCCCGCTCAGTGGCACAAGGTCGCTCGTGGTTGGAACTGGCAGGGCGGGATTCGCGAACTGTCGTGGATCGCACGACAGCCGACTTGTGATCGGGCTACGGCGCTGATGATCTTTTGGCGGGGTTCGCCTCGCTACTTCGCCCAATTTCATTTCGCCGATGAGGTTCCGGAATCGCGATTCGACGAGTTCCAATTGCTCCGCGACATCGAGCGGCGTTACCTGAGCGGGTTTTACGAGCAGTGCCGTTTCACCTACGACCCGCGGGGCGACGCGGGGCACGATTTGACGACGGAGATTGAAGTCCCGCAGCGACACGTGATTTCGGAGGACTTGTGTCTGCCCGCGTGGGGCGACGAGGCTGCCCCGGAGGAGAACTATCCGAACGGTATCCCTCCTGAGGTCGCCGAAGCTCATCAGCAGTTTGAGCGAGAGATTGCGGAACATTACGGCTTCAGTGATGCCGTTTTGAACATCGACGCCGAAGTCGTCTCAATCGGATAA
- a CDS encoding NAD(P)/FAD-dependent oxidoreductase, with the protein MTDALGSRDHGQSNGRSNGRSSSAWDAVVIGAGPAGATAALQIARRGRRVLLVERKAFPRPKVCGTCLSGTAVKCLESMGLRHILDEAGTARRLTSYELRHGTSQLELATSGGWSIARSELDALLVREAVNAGVEFRDGTSATLGPVAGDVREVTLKSPSGSERITASTVVLATGLVTRPPSDEFALRVRPKSRLGAGAILAPEASSDACDLVGGRLLMLSGPEGYCGLVRTGDGAIHAAAAVDATSVKRDGMAAAIATLADRTGRIDPQCLLSADWTGTPALTRTLRPVAAERVFIVGDAAGYIEPFTGEGIGWGLLSGQAVAPLVDDACERWSSQLASRWHRDYRRAVVSKQRLCHPIATGLRSPWLTGCSVRLLSSFPQVAKPLLSHLQLSAAPAVGS; encoded by the coding sequence ATGACCGACGCATTGGGCAGTCGCGACCACGGTCAGTCGAATGGTCGATCAAATGGTCGATCGTCTTCCGCTTGGGATGCTGTGGTGATCGGCGCCGGTCCGGCTGGTGCGACCGCAGCGCTTCAGATCGCGCGGCGGGGACGCCGGGTCTTGCTGGTTGAACGAAAAGCGTTTCCGAGGCCCAAGGTCTGCGGCACCTGCCTGAGCGGAACCGCTGTGAAATGCTTGGAATCAATGGGGCTGCGGCACATTCTCGATGAGGCAGGCACGGCCCGGCGGCTGACATCCTACGAATTGCGGCACGGGACTTCTCAATTGGAACTGGCGACCTCCGGCGGATGGTCGATCGCGCGATCGGAACTCGATGCCCTTCTCGTGCGAGAAGCTGTGAACGCGGGAGTGGAGTTTCGCGACGGCACGTCGGCGACACTCGGACCGGTCGCAGGTGACGTTCGGGAAGTCACTTTGAAGTCGCCGTCCGGGTCTGAGCGAATTACTGCTTCGACCGTGGTCTTGGCGACCGGACTAGTGACCCGCCCTCCCTCGGACGAATTTGCCTTGCGGGTTCGCCCAAAGTCACGGCTCGGAGCCGGGGCGATCCTTGCGCCGGAAGCATCGAGCGATGCCTGCGATCTTGTTGGTGGGCGATTGCTGATGCTTTCGGGGCCGGAAGGTTATTGCGGACTCGTCCGCACCGGCGACGGTGCAATTCACGCAGCCGCGGCGGTCGACGCGACATCGGTCAAACGCGACGGCATGGCCGCAGCAATCGCCACGCTGGCGGACCGGACCGGTCGTATTGATCCGCAGTGCCTGCTCTCCGCCGATTGGACGGGGACACCCGCGTTGACTCGAACGCTGCGGCCCGTTGCCGCCGAACGCGTTTTCATTGTCGGCGATGCGGCCGGCTATATTGAGCCGTTCACCGGCGAGGGCATTGGCTGGGGGCTTCTATCCGGTCAAGCGGTCGCCCCTTTGGTCGACGATGCCTGCGAGCGGTGGTCGAGCCAATTGGCCAGCCGATGGCACCGGGATTATCGCCGCGCGGTCGTGTCGAAGCAGCGATTGTGTCATCCGATCGCCACCGGACTACGTAGCCCATGGCTGACGGGCTGCTCGGTTCGACTCCTTTCCAGTTTTCCGCAGGTTGCGAAGCCTCTGCTGTCACACCTTCAGCTTTCGGCCGCACCCGCGGTCGGTTCCTGA
- the thrC gene encoding threonine synthase — MVSATDIAFQSALDPDDASTFDLGSVLPEVKGLGGLLDIEYDWDRVEVPSSLKEFEKRWSTRRHPLDFSGVWRFRELLPFAPPEQIVTIGEGQTILQQNDYSGRYAGMDSGQLYLQYEGMNPSGSFKDNGMTAASTHARMVGAKFAACASTGNTSASLAIYASVSRLFKTIVFVGSGKIALGKLAQALDYDAKTIQILGDFDDALKQVRAVCQEGSIYLCNSVNPFRLEGQKAIMYRVLEGLGWEVPDWIVVPGGNLGNSSAFGKAFMELKQLGLIDRVPRLAVINAEGSNTLNRLWQQGLRWNDGRPDENLIGQFYGEMDAEDRRAYTLATAIQIGRPVNLYKCLRALEVCDGLVTEVTDQEILDAKAIIGAGGFGCEPASAASVAGVKRLRREGTIAPSDRVVCILTGHELKDPDATVAYHSSDAEKFATQSKFSNVTEFPHANAPTQVENDFGKIMQLIDAL; from the coding sequence ATGGTCTCCGCCACCGATATCGCCTTTCAATCTGCGCTCGATCCCGACGACGCCTCCACTTTTGATCTCGGGTCCGTTTTGCCGGAGGTCAAAGGCCTCGGCGGATTGCTCGACATTGAATACGACTGGGACCGAGTTGAGGTTCCGTCCTCGCTGAAGGAGTTTGAGAAACGCTGGTCGACGCGGCGTCATCCTCTCGATTTCAGCGGCGTGTGGCGATTCCGGGAACTGCTCCCCTTCGCCCCGCCGGAACAGATCGTCACGATCGGTGAAGGACAGACGATCCTGCAGCAAAACGATTATTCGGGCCGCTACGCCGGCATGGACTCCGGGCAGCTTTATCTGCAGTACGAGGGCATGAACCCCTCCGGCAGCTTCAAAGATAACGGCATGACCGCGGCGTCGACTCATGCCCGCATGGTCGGAGCGAAATTCGCCGCCTGCGCCAGCACCGGCAATACGTCGGCCAGCCTCGCGATTTACGCCTCCGTCTCGCGGCTGTTCAAGACGATCGTGTTCGTGGGCTCCGGCAAGATCGCCCTCGGCAAACTTGCCCAGGCTCTCGATTACGACGCGAAGACGATCCAAATTCTCGGCGACTTTGACGACGCCCTCAAACAGGTGCGGGCCGTCTGTCAGGAAGGAAGCATCTACCTGTGCAACAGCGTGAACCCGTTCCGGCTCGAGGGGCAGAAAGCGATTATGTATCGCGTGCTCGAGGGCCTCGGCTGGGAAGTTCCTGACTGGATCGTCGTCCCGGGCGGCAACCTGGGGAACAGTTCCGCGTTCGGCAAAGCCTTCATGGAACTGAAGCAACTCGGCCTGATCGATCGCGTCCCGCGGCTCGCGGTGATTAACGCCGAAGGTTCGAATACGCTCAACAGATTGTGGCAACAAGGCCTCCGCTGGAACGACGGTCGGCCCGACGAAAATCTGATCGGCCAGTTCTACGGCGAGATGGACGCCGAGGATCGCCGAGCCTATACGCTCGCGACCGCCATTCAGATCGGCAGACCGGTCAATCTTTACAAGTGCCTGCGTGCTCTCGAAGTGTGCGACGGACTGGTGACCGAAGTCACCGACCAGGAGATCCTCGATGCCAAGGCGATCATCGGGGCCGGTGGCTTCGGCTGTGAGCCAGCGTCAGCCGCCAGCGTCGCGGGGGTGAAACGACTTCGCCGTGAAGGGACGATCGCCCCCTCCGACCGCGTCGTCTGTATTCTTACCGGACACGAACTGAAAGACCCCGACGCCACCGTCGCCTATCACAGCTCCGACGCCGAGAAGTTTGCCACGCAGTCAAAATTCAGCAACGTCACCGAGTTCCCCCACGCCAACGCGCCGACGCAGGTCGAAAACGACTTCGGCAAGATCATGCAGTTGATCGATGCGCTTTAG
- a CDS encoding oxidoreductase: protein MARYFKFKSLSDLSAAAEELGDAIELTEDFSPLFKPVEIGARTAGNRLAIQPMEGCDGTLDGRPDELTYRRYQRFGAGGAKIIWGEATAIADEGRMNPRQLWINEKNLPDLDRMLLDCRGRHREQCGTDDDLVLGLQLTHSGRYSFRKPLLAMNDPALAEHTIDKSTGKAVGRDYPLLSDDDLKRIEDQFVSAAHLAFRIGVDFIDLKQCHRYLLSELLGAKNRPGEYGGSFENRTRLIRNVVGRIRDELPDLLIASRVNLYDGVPYVKDSNGTGVPVPQQLPLKAGFGVNIDDAESEESEEPLELCRQLEAWGVTMLNVSAGNPYAAPHYVRPAEFAPVDGYDAPEHPLLGVLRHFRLTRAAQQAVSIPVIGSGYSWLQDFAPHAGAANVAAGNCAIVGIGRGALSHPDFAETLRETGSLRRKSVCRTFSYCTNLMRAKDHPLGQYPTGCPPFDKEVYGPIWDEVKTRREEAASAE from the coding sequence GTGGCTCGATACTTCAAATTTAAGTCGCTCAGTGACCTCAGCGCTGCCGCGGAAGAACTCGGCGATGCGATCGAGTTGACCGAAGATTTTTCACCGCTGTTCAAGCCGGTCGAGATCGGCGCTCGCACGGCGGGAAATCGGCTCGCCATCCAACCGATGGAGGGTTGCGACGGCACCCTCGACGGCCGGCCGGACGAGCTCACCTATCGGCGGTATCAACGATTCGGCGCCGGCGGTGCGAAGATCATTTGGGGCGAAGCGACGGCGATCGCCGACGAAGGCCGAATGAATCCTCGGCAGCTTTGGATTAATGAAAAGAATCTGCCCGATCTCGACCGAATGCTGCTCGACTGCCGCGGGCGACACCGCGAGCAATGCGGCACCGACGACGATCTGGTTCTCGGCCTGCAACTGACGCATTCCGGGCGCTACAGCTTTCGCAAACCACTTCTGGCAATGAACGACCCGGCACTCGCCGAACACACGATCGACAAATCAACCGGCAAGGCAGTCGGCCGCGATTACCCGTTGCTGTCCGATGACGACCTGAAGCGAATTGAGGACCAATTCGTGTCGGCCGCCCATCTCGCGTTTCGCATCGGCGTCGATTTTATCGACTTAAAACAATGCCATCGATATCTGCTCTCGGAGTTGCTCGGCGCTAAGAATCGGCCGGGCGAATACGGCGGCAGTTTTGAGAATCGGACCCGCCTGATTCGCAATGTCGTCGGCCGCATCCGCGACGAGTTGCCCGACCTGCTTATTGCCTCTCGAGTCAATCTCTACGACGGCGTGCCTTACGTCAAAGATTCGAACGGGACCGGCGTGCCTGTTCCGCAGCAACTGCCGTTAAAGGCCGGTTTCGGAGTCAATATCGACGACGCCGAAAGCGAAGAATCCGAGGAGCCGCTGGAACTCTGTCGGCAATTGGAGGCATGGGGCGTGACGATGCTGAACGTCTCCGCGGGCAATCCCTACGCGGCCCCGCATTACGTTCGCCCCGCCGAGTTCGCACCGGTCGATGGTTACGATGCGCCGGAGCATCCGCTACTTGGTGTGTTGCGACACTTTCGCCTCACCCGGGCTGCTCAGCAGGCAGTCTCCATCCCGGTGATCGGCAGCGGGTACAGTTGGCTGCAGGACTTCGCGCCCCACGCCGGGGCGGCCAACGTTGCCGCGGGGAATTGTGCGATCGTCGGGATCGGTCGCGGCGCGTTGTCTCATCCCGATTTCGCTGAAACGTTGCGCGAAACCGGTTCTCTGCGCCGCAAGTCGGTCTGCCGGACCTTCTCGTATTGCACGAACCTGATGCGGGCCAAAGACCACCCGCTCGGCCAATACCCGACCGGCTGCCCGCCGTTCGATAAGGAGGTTTACGGGCCAATTTGGGACGAAGTCAAAACGCGGCGCGAGGAAGCGGCGTCCGCAGAATAG
- the lptB gene encoding LPS export ABC transporter ATP-binding protein, which produces MSLSRKSHEDGLMPLLECTGMVKVYPGGKRAVDGIDLYVNPGEIVGLLGPNGAGKTTTFRMTCGMIGPTQGRVILSGTDVTRWPMYKRARCGMGYLPQDDSVFRKLSVEQNLYAVLEFLNITRRERYERTDELLDQFGLDEKRKQTAGTLSGGERRRLEIARCLACRPDLILLDEPFTGIDPVTIHSIQDIIRDLRDSGIAILLTDHRERETLTITDRSYVVCAGRVIVSGDAQTVLSDETAQSLYFGKRFDATSIIEGRQSFDIGRAA; this is translated from the coding sequence ATGAGCCTGAGTCGCAAATCGCACGAGGACGGACTGATGCCGCTGTTGGAATGCACGGGAATGGTGAAGGTCTATCCGGGCGGCAAAAGAGCCGTTGACGGTATCGACCTGTACGTCAATCCCGGCGAAATCGTCGGTCTGCTCGGCCCGAACGGTGCCGGCAAGACAACGACGTTTCGGATGACCTGTGGGATGATCGGCCCGACGCAGGGCAGGGTGATCCTCAGCGGGACCGATGTCACCCGCTGGCCTATGTACAAACGGGCACGCTGCGGTATGGGCTACCTGCCGCAGGACGACAGTGTCTTCCGCAAGCTCAGCGTCGAACAGAATCTCTACGCCGTCCTCGAATTCCTTAACATTACCCGTCGCGAACGCTACGAGCGAACCGACGAATTGCTCGATCAGTTCGGACTGGACGAAAAGCGGAAGCAAACGGCCGGAACCCTCTCCGGGGGTGAACGACGTCGCCTCGAGATCGCCCGCTGTCTCGCCTGCCGACCTGATCTGATTCTGCTCGACGAACCCTTCACAGGGATCGACCCGGTCACGATTCACAGCATTCAGGACATCATCCGCGACCTCCGCGACTCCGGAATCGCGATCCTGCTGACCGACCACCGCGAGCGGGAAACACTCACGATCACCGACCGCAGTTACGTCGTGTGTGCTGGGCGAGTGATTGTCTCCGGCGATGCTCAGACGGTCTTGAGCGACGAGACGGCCCAGTCGCTTTACTTCGGCAAACGCTTCGACGCGACATCGATTATCGAAGGTCGCCAGTCCTTCGATATCGGCCGAGCGGCGTAA
- a CDS encoding alkene reductase — protein MAGELISAYELGDLTLKNRIVMAPMTRGRCGSSGVPGEMNATYYRQRAGAGLIITEGTFISPQANGWVGAPGIFSPQQVEGWKPVVDGVHDAGTPIFCQLWHCGRASHSTFQPGNQKPVAPSEIAINSDYIHTPNGKQPNETPRALTTEELPGIVEDYRLAARNAKAAGFDGVEIHGANGYLIDEFLQTKTNERSDQYGGSLENRFRFLKEIVEAVTSVFPSNRVGVRQSPNGVYNDMGSPDYRDTFLYVAEQLAKFDLGYLHVMDGLGFGFHELGEPVTLGDYRKVYPGTLMGNCGHTKDDGEQRIADGVAELIAFGRPFITNPDLPARFENGWPLADDPPQAIWYSPGPEGYIDQPAHSA, from the coding sequence ATGGCCGGCGAACTGATTTCTGCGTATGAACTTGGCGATCTGACCCTGAAGAATCGCATCGTGATGGCCCCGATGACCCGCGGACGGTGCGGGTCGAGCGGCGTTCCGGGGGAGATGAACGCCACCTACTACCGGCAGCGAGCCGGGGCGGGGTTGATCATTACGGAAGGGACTTTCATCTCGCCGCAGGCCAATGGCTGGGTCGGGGCGCCGGGCATCTTCTCGCCGCAGCAGGTCGAAGGTTGGAAGCCCGTCGTCGATGGCGTGCATGACGCAGGCACGCCGATCTTCTGCCAGCTTTGGCATTGCGGACGGGCGTCGCACAGCACGTTTCAGCCGGGCAATCAGAAGCCGGTGGCCCCGTCGGAAATCGCGATCAATTCCGATTACATCCACACTCCCAATGGAAAGCAGCCGAATGAAACGCCGCGGGCGCTGACGACCGAGGAACTCCCCGGCATCGTCGAGGACTACCGGCTGGCCGCCCGCAACGCCAAAGCCGCGGGCTTCGACGGCGTCGAGATTCACGGGGCAAACGGTTACCTGATCGATGAGTTTCTGCAGACCAAAACGAACGAGCGGAGCGATCAATACGGCGGCTCCCTTGAGAACCGTTTTCGATTCCTGAAAGAAATCGTCGAAGCCGTCACTTCGGTCTTTCCGTCGAATCGCGTGGGCGTCCGGCAATCGCCCAACGGCGTCTACAATGACATGGGTTCGCCCGACTATCGTGACACGTTTTTGTACGTCGCAGAGCAATTGGCGAAGTTCGACCTCGGCTATTTGCACGTGATGGACGGCCTCGGCTTCGGGTTCCATGAACTGGGAGAACCCGTCACGCTCGGCGATTACCGGAAAGTGTATCCCGGCACGTTGATGGGCAATTGCGGTCACACCAAAGACGATGGCGAACAACGCATTGCCGACGGTGTGGCAGAGTTGATCGCGTTTGGTCGACCGTTCATCACTAATCCGGATCTCCCAGCCCGATTCGAGAATGGCTGGCCGCTCGCGGACGATCCGCCGCAGGCGATCTGGTACTCGCCGGGCCCGGAAGGCTATATCGATCAGCCGGCCCATTCGGCGTGA